One region of Primulina tabacum isolate GXHZ01 chromosome 1, ASM2559414v2, whole genome shotgun sequence genomic DNA includes:
- the LOC142520564 gene encoding putative trehalose-phosphate phosphatase H isoform X1 — protein MTNQNMVISDAKSCFTAIAVAMSDSTMFPQTVSQNGYLSRKKLLKKLESTCGNGARINALLDSMRASSPTRKASDTKDQSSWTLHRPSALTMFEEIMNASKGKQIVVFLDYDGTLSPIVEDPDRAFMTNEMRDAVKGVAKFFPTAIVSGRSRAKVSSFVRLSELYYAGSHGMDIRGPTKGHKQRRVSVKIIIHLILILLSTRLLTLTSILNIFFAKKIISVYVIIVQENQTVICQPAREFLSTINEVYKTLIEKIKHIPGAKVENNKFCLSVHYRCVEEKNWGELGDQVKSIMKGYQQLRLTQGRKVIEIRPTIKWDKGNALEFLLESLGYAESNDIFPIYIGDDRTDEDAFKVLRRKGQGLGILVSKAPKETYASYSLKEPSEVMDFLTRLVGWKQSQYPC, from the exons ATGACCAACCAAAATATGGTCATTTCTGATGCAAAATCCTGCTTTACGGCAATCGCCGTAGCCATGTCCGACTCGACTATGTTCCCGCAGACGGTTTCACAGAATGGATACTTGTCACGAAAAAAGTTGTTAAAGAAACTCGAAAGTACCTGCGGGAACGGCGCTAGGATCAATGCCTTGCTTGATTCAATGCGAGCTTCTTCACCCACCCGAAAGGCCTCAGATACCAAAGATCAAAGTTCTTGGACT CTTCACCGTCCCTCTGCTTTGACCATGTTTGAAGAGATAATGAATGCTTCAAAGGGGAAACAAATAGTGGTTTTCTTGGATTATGATGGCACATTATCACCTATCGTGGAGGATCCCGACCGCGCTTTCATGACTAACGAG ATGAGAGACGCTGTAAAAGGCGTAGCCAAGTTTTTCCCAACCGCCATTGTTAGCGGGAGGAGCCGAGCTAAG GTGTCTAGTTTCGTTAGATTATCAGAGCTTTATTACGCCGGTAGTCACGGTATGGACATCAGGGGACCAACAAAAGGACACAAACAAAGAAGAGTGAGTGTTAAGATAATTAtacatttgattttaattttattaagcacGAGATTACTAACATTAACAAGCATATTGAATATATTTTTTGCCAAGAAAATAATTTCTGTTTATGTTATAATTGTTCAGGAAAATCAAACTGTCATCTGTCAACCGGCCAGAGAGTTTCTGTCAACGATTAATGAA GTATACAAAACTTTGATAGAGAAAATCAAACACATCCCAGGCGCTAAAGTTGAGAACAATAAATTCTGTCTGTCGGTTCACTACCGTTGCGTTGAAGAAAAG AACTGGGGAGAATTGGGtgatcaagttaaatcaataatGAAGGGGTACCAGCAGCTTAGATTAACTCAAGGAAGGAAGGTTATAGAGATTCGTCCCACTATTAAATGGGACAAAGGCAATGCACTTGAATTCTTGTTGGAATCATTAG GTTACGCGGAGTCGAACGATATTTTTCCGATATACATAGGAGATGATCGCACCGATGAAGATGCATTCAAA GTTCTACGGAGGAAGGGACAAGGTCTAGGAATTCTTGTATCCAAGGCTCCGAAAGAAACCTATGCATCATATTCTTTAAAAGAACCATCCGAG GTTATGGACTTCTTAACACGTTTAGTGGGGTGGAAACAATCACAGTATCCCTGTTAA
- the LOC142520564 gene encoding putative trehalose-phosphate phosphatase D isoform X3 → MTNQNMVISDAKSCFTAIAVAMSDSTMFPQTVSQNGYLSRKKLLKKLESTCGNGARINALLDSMRASSPTRKASDTKDQSSWTLHRPSALTMFEEIMNASKGKQIVVFLDYDGTLSPIVEDPDRAFMTNEMRDAVKGVAKFFPTAIVSGRSRAKVSSFVRLSELYYAGSHGMDIRGPTKGHKQRRENQTVICQPAREFLSTINEVYKTLIEKIKHIPGAKVENNKFCLSVHYRCVEEKNWGELGDQVKSIMKGYQQLRLTQGRKVIEIRPTIKWDKGNALEFLLESLGYAESNDIFPIYIGDDRTDEDAFKVLRRKGQGLGILVSKAPKETYASYSLKEPSEVMDFLTRLVGWKQSQYPC, encoded by the exons ATGACCAACCAAAATATGGTCATTTCTGATGCAAAATCCTGCTTTACGGCAATCGCCGTAGCCATGTCCGACTCGACTATGTTCCCGCAGACGGTTTCACAGAATGGATACTTGTCACGAAAAAAGTTGTTAAAGAAACTCGAAAGTACCTGCGGGAACGGCGCTAGGATCAATGCCTTGCTTGATTCAATGCGAGCTTCTTCACCCACCCGAAAGGCCTCAGATACCAAAGATCAAAGTTCTTGGACT CTTCACCGTCCCTCTGCTTTGACCATGTTTGAAGAGATAATGAATGCTTCAAAGGGGAAACAAATAGTGGTTTTCTTGGATTATGATGGCACATTATCACCTATCGTGGAGGATCCCGACCGCGCTTTCATGACTAACGAG ATGAGAGACGCTGTAAAAGGCGTAGCCAAGTTTTTCCCAACCGCCATTGTTAGCGGGAGGAGCCGAGCTAAG GTGTCTAGTTTCGTTAGATTATCAGAGCTTTATTACGCCGGTAGTCACGGTATGGACATCAGGGGACCAACAAAAGGACACAAACAAAGAAGA GAAAATCAAACTGTCATCTGTCAACCGGCCAGAGAGTTTCTGTCAACGATTAATGAA GTATACAAAACTTTGATAGAGAAAATCAAACACATCCCAGGCGCTAAAGTTGAGAACAATAAATTCTGTCTGTCGGTTCACTACCGTTGCGTTGAAGAAAAG AACTGGGGAGAATTGGGtgatcaagttaaatcaataatGAAGGGGTACCAGCAGCTTAGATTAACTCAAGGAAGGAAGGTTATAGAGATTCGTCCCACTATTAAATGGGACAAAGGCAATGCACTTGAATTCTTGTTGGAATCATTAG GTTACGCGGAGTCGAACGATATTTTTCCGATATACATAGGAGATGATCGCACCGATGAAGATGCATTCAAA GTTCTACGGAGGAAGGGACAAGGTCTAGGAATTCTTGTATCCAAGGCTCCGAAAGAAACCTATGCATCATATTCTTTAAAAGAACCATCCGAG GTTATGGACTTCTTAACACGTTTAGTGGGGTGGAAACAATCACAGTATCCCTGTTAA
- the LOC142520564 gene encoding putative trehalose-phosphate phosphatase D isoform X2: MTNQNMVISDAKSCFTAIAVAMSDSTMFPQTVSQNGYLSRKKLLKKLESTCGNGARINALLDSMRASSPTRKASDTKDQSSWTQLHRPSALTMFEEIMNASKGKQIVVFLDYDGTLSPIVEDPDRAFMTNEMRDAVKGVAKFFPTAIVSGRSRAKVSSFVRLSELYYAGSHGMDIRGPTKGHKQRRENQTVICQPAREFLSTINEVYKTLIEKIKHIPGAKVENNKFCLSVHYRCVEEKNWGELGDQVKSIMKGYQQLRLTQGRKVIEIRPTIKWDKGNALEFLLESLGYAESNDIFPIYIGDDRTDEDAFKVLRRKGQGLGILVSKAPKETYASYSLKEPSEVMDFLTRLVGWKQSQYPC, translated from the exons ATGACCAACCAAAATATGGTCATTTCTGATGCAAAATCCTGCTTTACGGCAATCGCCGTAGCCATGTCCGACTCGACTATGTTCCCGCAGACGGTTTCACAGAATGGATACTTGTCACGAAAAAAGTTGTTAAAGAAACTCGAAAGTACCTGCGGGAACGGCGCTAGGATCAATGCCTTGCTTGATTCAATGCGAGCTTCTTCACCCACCCGAAAGGCCTCAGATACCAAAGATCAAAGTTCTTGGACT CAGCTTCACCGTCCCTCTGCTTTGACCATGTTTGAAGAGATAATGAATGCTTCAAAGGGGAAACAAATAGTGGTTTTCTTGGATTATGATGGCACATTATCACCTATCGTGGAGGATCCCGACCGCGCTTTCATGACTAACGAG ATGAGAGACGCTGTAAAAGGCGTAGCCAAGTTTTTCCCAACCGCCATTGTTAGCGGGAGGAGCCGAGCTAAG GTGTCTAGTTTCGTTAGATTATCAGAGCTTTATTACGCCGGTAGTCACGGTATGGACATCAGGGGACCAACAAAAGGACACAAACAAAGAAGA GAAAATCAAACTGTCATCTGTCAACCGGCCAGAGAGTTTCTGTCAACGATTAATGAA GTATACAAAACTTTGATAGAGAAAATCAAACACATCCCAGGCGCTAAAGTTGAGAACAATAAATTCTGTCTGTCGGTTCACTACCGTTGCGTTGAAGAAAAG AACTGGGGAGAATTGGGtgatcaagttaaatcaataatGAAGGGGTACCAGCAGCTTAGATTAACTCAAGGAAGGAAGGTTATAGAGATTCGTCCCACTATTAAATGGGACAAAGGCAATGCACTTGAATTCTTGTTGGAATCATTAG GTTACGCGGAGTCGAACGATATTTTTCCGATATACATAGGAGATGATCGCACCGATGAAGATGCATTCAAA GTTCTACGGAGGAAGGGACAAGGTCTAGGAATTCTTGTATCCAAGGCTCCGAAAGAAACCTATGCATCATATTCTTTAAAAGAACCATCCGAG GTTATGGACTTCTTAACACGTTTAGTGGGGTGGAAACAATCACAGTATCCCTGTTAA